From Scophthalmus maximus strain ysfricsl-2021 chromosome 14, ASM2237912v1, whole genome shotgun sequence, one genomic window encodes:
- the LOC118282615 gene encoding protein FAM124A isoform X2, whose protein sequence is MEKSSAEDDCVDSGAETGGSDYSPLSSTSSELSMGELQDPFLVSVHLIADPGQGKFLQRAADAVLAWVHPELQLFRVSERASVSHRPWPKHHQNGGLAAACQPALAVILFLQEAGGGEEQILMLHRALQRPPWRYHHTEKVSNGRRMLPLSPCSQDFFSLSPGTPLWAVRQVHYGKEIVRFTVYCRHENYVDMVRLYKLLLQRRVAQKKEDFCFFVVYSNPDMEIQLSFKRLPRGQSPVALESAVMEMRVRDVGVLVPLLPNTCSPISEVRWQTEDYDGNKILLQVQSGHFRHRQDPGHITSAGAAESASAPSTFARAGASHRSRRYHHRATSHPRAHPQTSQSSLPLACDEPEEQEQWPDRHQPDGWRSQCRGHRSGSLFSLPNVGSGSSRSTCSSPGPSPSPHHRSHSLNRRPSLIPPFRLNVDALVGAEETDVDTGDKVNPGNAVDFTVVSAYIKSNLPQTCRPSSAPPEDIGPSLSPGVSESAYRAATLGRTPYSFCTDSAHSTALGSCPQSTGVTGSAAPSLSDMSMNQSDSCSIISVPVEEEEEEEEEEEDQEFYI, encoded by the exons ATGGAGAAAAGCTCAGCGGAGGATGACTGCGTGGACTCAGGAGCCGAGACAGGAGG GTCTGATTACAGTCCCCTGTCCTCGACAAGCA GCGAGTTATCCATGGGCGAGCTCCAGGACCCCTTCCTCGTCAGTGTCCACCTCATCGCCGACCCCGGCCAGGGCAAGTTCCTGCAGCGCGCCGCCGATGCAGTGCTGGCGTGGGTCCACCCCGAGCTGCAGCTCTTCAGGGTCTCGGAGCGGGCCTCCGTCTCCCACCGGCCCTGGCCCAAGCACCATCAGAACGGCGGCCTGGCGGCGGCCTGCCAGCCGGCCTTGGCcgtcatcctcttcctccaggaggccggcggcggcgaggaGCAGATCCTGATGCTGCACCGCGCGCTGCAGAGGCCGCCCTGGCGATACCACCACACGGAAAAAGTCAGCAATGGCCGGCGGATGCTGCCGCTGTCGCCGTGCAGTCAGGACTTCTTCAGCCTGTCTCCCGGAACGCCGCTCTGGGCCGTGCGGCAGGTGCACTACGGGAAGGAAATCGTGCGATTCACCGTCTACTGCCGCCACGAGAATTACGTGGACATGGTGCGTCTGTACAAGCTGCTGCTTCAGCGGCGGGTGGCGCAGAAGAAGGAGGACTTTTGCTTCTTCGTCGTCTACTCCAACCCCGACATGGAGATCCAGTTGTCCTTCAAGAGGCTCCCGCGGGGGCAGAGTCCCGTGGCGCTGGAGTCGGCGGTGATGGAGATGAGGGTGCGGGACGTCGGAGTGCTGGTGCCCCTGCTGCCAAACACCTGCAGCCCGATCAGCGAGGTCCGCTGGCAGACGGAGGACTACGACGGAAATAAgatcctgctgcag GTGCAAAGCGGCCACTTCAGGCACAGACAAGATCCCGGCCACATCACGTCCGCCGGCGCCGCCGAATCTGCCTCGGCTCCGTCCACCTTCGCCCGCGCCGGCGCCTCGCACAGGAGCCGTCGGTACCATCACCGGGCGACGTCCCACCCCAGAGCGCACCCGCAGACCTCCCAGAGCTCCCTCCCGCTGGCCTGCGACGagccagaggagcaggagcagtggCCTGACCGGCACCAGCCGGACGGCTGGAGGAGCCAGTGTAGGGGCCACCGGTCGggctccctcttctccctgccCAACGTTGGGTCAGGCAGCTCccgctccacctgctcctctcccgGGCCCTCTCCCAGCCCCCACCACAGGAGCCACTCCCTCAACCGGAGGCCGTCCCTCATCCCGCCCTTCCGCCTCAACGTGGACGCTCTGGTCGGGGCCGAGGAGACGGACGTGGACACGGGGGACAAAGTCAATCCGGGCAACGCAGTGGACTTCACGGTGGTGTCTGCGTACATCAAGTCCAACCTGCCACAGACTTGTAGGCCGTCGTCGGCGCCGCCCGAGGACATCGGGCCCTCCCTTTCCCCCGGCGTCTCGGAGAGCGCCTACAGGGCAGCGACACTGGGCCGGACTCCATACAGCTTCTGCACCGACAGCGCCCACTCCACCGCGCTGGGGTCGTGTCCCCAGAGCACCGGTGTGACCGGCAGTGCGGCGCCGTCCCTGAGCGACATGTCCATGAACCAGTCGGacagctgcagcatcatcagTGTACCagtagaagaggaagaagaagaagaagaagaagaagaagaccaagAGTTCTACATTTGA
- the LOC118282615 gene encoding protein FAM124A isoform X1, protein MEKSSAEDDCVDSGAETGGSDYSPLSSTSICGGELSMGELQDPFLVSVHLIADPGQGKFLQRAADAVLAWVHPELQLFRVSERASVSHRPWPKHHQNGGLAAACQPALAVILFLQEAGGGEEQILMLHRALQRPPWRYHHTEKVSNGRRMLPLSPCSQDFFSLSPGTPLWAVRQVHYGKEIVRFTVYCRHENYVDMVRLYKLLLQRRVAQKKEDFCFFVVYSNPDMEIQLSFKRLPRGQSPVALESAVMEMRVRDVGVLVPLLPNTCSPISEVRWQTEDYDGNKILLQVQSGHFRHRQDPGHITSAGAAESASAPSTFARAGASHRSRRYHHRATSHPRAHPQTSQSSLPLACDEPEEQEQWPDRHQPDGWRSQCRGHRSGSLFSLPNVGSGSSRSTCSSPGPSPSPHHRSHSLNRRPSLIPPFRLNVDALVGAEETDVDTGDKVNPGNAVDFTVVSAYIKSNLPQTCRPSSAPPEDIGPSLSPGVSESAYRAATLGRTPYSFCTDSAHSTALGSCPQSTGVTGSAAPSLSDMSMNQSDSCSIISVPVEEEEEEEEEEEDQEFYI, encoded by the exons ATGGAGAAAAGCTCAGCGGAGGATGACTGCGTGGACTCAGGAGCCGAGACAGGAGG GTCTGATTACAGTCCCCTGTCCTCGACAAGCA TATGTGGAGGCGAGTTATCCATGGGCGAGCTCCAGGACCCCTTCCTCGTCAGTGTCCACCTCATCGCCGACCCCGGCCAGGGCAAGTTCCTGCAGCGCGCCGCCGATGCAGTGCTGGCGTGGGTCCACCCCGAGCTGCAGCTCTTCAGGGTCTCGGAGCGGGCCTCCGTCTCCCACCGGCCCTGGCCCAAGCACCATCAGAACGGCGGCCTGGCGGCGGCCTGCCAGCCGGCCTTGGCcgtcatcctcttcctccaggaggccggcggcggcgaggaGCAGATCCTGATGCTGCACCGCGCGCTGCAGAGGCCGCCCTGGCGATACCACCACACGGAAAAAGTCAGCAATGGCCGGCGGATGCTGCCGCTGTCGCCGTGCAGTCAGGACTTCTTCAGCCTGTCTCCCGGAACGCCGCTCTGGGCCGTGCGGCAGGTGCACTACGGGAAGGAAATCGTGCGATTCACCGTCTACTGCCGCCACGAGAATTACGTGGACATGGTGCGTCTGTACAAGCTGCTGCTTCAGCGGCGGGTGGCGCAGAAGAAGGAGGACTTTTGCTTCTTCGTCGTCTACTCCAACCCCGACATGGAGATCCAGTTGTCCTTCAAGAGGCTCCCGCGGGGGCAGAGTCCCGTGGCGCTGGAGTCGGCGGTGATGGAGATGAGGGTGCGGGACGTCGGAGTGCTGGTGCCCCTGCTGCCAAACACCTGCAGCCCGATCAGCGAGGTCCGCTGGCAGACGGAGGACTACGACGGAAATAAgatcctgctgcag GTGCAAAGCGGCCACTTCAGGCACAGACAAGATCCCGGCCACATCACGTCCGCCGGCGCCGCCGAATCTGCCTCGGCTCCGTCCACCTTCGCCCGCGCCGGCGCCTCGCACAGGAGCCGTCGGTACCATCACCGGGCGACGTCCCACCCCAGAGCGCACCCGCAGACCTCCCAGAGCTCCCTCCCGCTGGCCTGCGACGagccagaggagcaggagcagtggCCTGACCGGCACCAGCCGGACGGCTGGAGGAGCCAGTGTAGGGGCCACCGGTCGggctccctcttctccctgccCAACGTTGGGTCAGGCAGCTCccgctccacctgctcctctcccgGGCCCTCTCCCAGCCCCCACCACAGGAGCCACTCCCTCAACCGGAGGCCGTCCCTCATCCCGCCCTTCCGCCTCAACGTGGACGCTCTGGTCGGGGCCGAGGAGACGGACGTGGACACGGGGGACAAAGTCAATCCGGGCAACGCAGTGGACTTCACGGTGGTGTCTGCGTACATCAAGTCCAACCTGCCACAGACTTGTAGGCCGTCGTCGGCGCCGCCCGAGGACATCGGGCCCTCCCTTTCCCCCGGCGTCTCGGAGAGCGCCTACAGGGCAGCGACACTGGGCCGGACTCCATACAGCTTCTGCACCGACAGCGCCCACTCCACCGCGCTGGGGTCGTGTCCCCAGAGCACCGGTGTGACCGGCAGTGCGGCGCCGTCCCTGAGCGACATGTCCATGAACCAGTCGGacagctgcagcatcatcagTGTACCagtagaagaggaagaagaagaagaagaagaagaagaagaccaagAGTTCTACATTTGA